Proteins found in one Methylosinus sp. PW1 genomic segment:
- a CDS encoding peptidoglycan-binding domain-containing protein, which translates to MAQQILMKLSNGGCSSCDPPPAPGFSIGGSVGRGGRNRPEDVRTIQSALNGVCPADGGPILKLDVDGIVGPITIAAIEKYQNRQLGWSDGRVDPDGPTIHALNGQSGGQAAPAKAGPKAAPPKATAQQNAQFVERIGSLLPRARHWISMAQLNIDMASDYLRRAPAGRNDPFPSLHDIGRGQLALFDKYFHTQKEPTTTKLAQLQRAKRLYDSMTTVITHSLLQAPMFGWGVGYFQPDPADGTIAALDYVAYTFYGGWQARRPDGKPRLSGDDNYKGAKNLREDTIFFPVGQLLTKTDNFMLETIIHELAHFVGPGVRSPDRIGDHTYDTKANFLTVNNWTALHTAECYGYFAAESALRNAITIPIH; encoded by the coding sequence ATGGCCCAGCAAATTCTCATGAAATTATCGAATGGCGGCTGCTCCAGCTGCGATCCGCCGCCGGCGCCCGGCTTTTCGATCGGCGGCTCTGTCGGCCGCGGCGGCCGCAATCGGCCTGAAGACGTGCGAACGATTCAATCGGCGCTCAATGGCGTCTGCCCGGCAGATGGCGGGCCGATCTTGAAGCTCGACGTCGACGGTATCGTCGGGCCGATCACCATCGCCGCGATAGAGAAATATCAGAACCGCCAGCTCGGCTGGTCGGACGGACGAGTCGATCCCGACGGGCCGACCATTCACGCGCTGAACGGCCAGAGCGGCGGACAGGCCGCGCCCGCCAAGGCCGGCCCCAAGGCGGCGCCGCCCAAGGCCACGGCGCAGCAGAACGCCCAATTCGTCGAGCGCATCGGCTCGCTGCTGCCGCGCGCGCGCCATTGGATCTCCATGGCGCAGCTCAATATCGACATGGCTTCGGACTATTTGCGCCGCGCGCCGGCGGGGCGCAACGATCCCTTCCCCTCCCTGCACGACATCGGCAGAGGGCAGCTCGCTCTGTTCGACAAATATTTCCACACGCAGAAAGAGCCGACGACGACGAAGCTGGCGCAATTGCAGCGCGCCAAGCGGCTCTATGATTCGATGACCACCGTCATCACCCATTCGCTGCTGCAGGCGCCGATGTTCGGCTGGGGCGTCGGCTATTTCCAGCCCGACCCCGCCGACGGCACGATCGCAGCGCTCGATTATGTCGCCTACACATTCTACGGCGGCTGGCAGGCGCGCCGCCCGGACGGCAAGCCGCGCCTCTCCGGAGACGACAATTACAAAGGCGCCAAGAATCTGCGCGAGGACACGATCTTCTTTCCGGTCGGACAGCTATTGACGAAGACCGATAATTTCATGCTCGAGACGATCATTCACGAGCTGGCGCATTTCGTCGGCCCCGGGGTGAGGAGCCCGGATCGCATCGGCGACCACACTTACGACACCAAGGCGAATTTCCTCACCGTCAACAATTGGACCGCTCTGCACACGGCGGAATGCTACGGCTATTTCGCCGCCGAATCCGCCCTGCGCAATGCGATCACCATACCGATCCATTGA
- a CDS encoding peptidoglycan DD-metalloendopeptidase family protein, which produces MFAAGAAGLLAGCSDASRFSDPFTNPFQDSAPTSRVDRAPTGTISQPVRRSVVERQPLAPPPAVSQPAPVAAAPAPVRAAAPAPAPARVAGAYNHWSAEGGTPVVVADGESAGVIATRYGVPLDALLRVNGYGKPAEVHSGSRLVIPIYRASAAPAAPVAAAPAPAPVHVAAQPKPLPQPAAKTADVRDRKTEKKAAAPVEPKRKTSSVEPEQEPARPIVAERPHAAPVRQAQIEAKPAKAAPVKQVEAQPVRLAPKQMVAQAPVLKPTPAQKPQAEAHPARAQLAQRKEPEPAKTKAEPQRKLAQAEPARKPEPEVRAEKIAKKKPEPAQPKEIARAPQAEKPQRFAEAAPAPQPQAQRSIDKTPTASIPPQAQPAEEKSAPAASADARPEFRWPARGRIIQGFNTGGNDGINISVPEGTQVKAAEGGVVAYAGSELKGYGNLVLIRHPNGFVSAYAHNGELDVKRGDQVKRGQTIAKSGQSGNVGSPQLHFELRKGSTPVDPTGYLAGL; this is translated from the coding sequence ATGTTCGCCGCCGGCGCCGCCGGCCTGCTCGCCGGTTGTTCCGACGCTTCCCGTTTCTCCGATCCTTTCACCAATCCTTTCCAGGATTCCGCGCCGACGAGCCGCGTCGATCGCGCGCCGACGGGCACGATCTCGCAGCCCGTGCGCCGCAGCGTCGTCGAGCGCCAGCCGCTCGCTCCGCCGCCGGCCGTGAGCCAGCCCGCGCCCGTCGCCGCCGCTCCTGCGCCGGTTCGGGCCGCTGCGCCGGCGCCTGCGCCCGCCCGCGTGGCCGGGGCGTATAATCATTGGAGCGCCGAGGGCGGCACGCCCGTGGTCGTCGCCGACGGCGAATCGGCCGGCGTGATCGCGACGCGCTATGGCGTGCCGCTCGACGCGCTGCTGCGCGTCAATGGCTATGGCAAGCCGGCCGAGGTGCATTCCGGCTCGCGGCTGGTGATCCCGATCTATCGCGCTTCCGCCGCTCCGGCGGCGCCCGTGGCCGCAGCGCCGGCTCCTGCGCCCGTCCATGTCGCCGCACAGCCGAAGCCCTTGCCGCAGCCTGCGGCCAAGACGGCGGATGTGCGTGATCGCAAGACGGAGAAGAAGGCCGCCGCTCCCGTCGAGCCGAAGAGGAAGACCTCCAGCGTCGAGCCCGAGCAGGAGCCCGCGCGCCCCATCGTGGCCGAGCGTCCGCATGCCGCGCCTGTCCGCCAGGCGCAGATCGAGGCGAAGCCGGCCAAGGCGGCTCCGGTCAAGCAGGTCGAGGCGCAGCCCGTGCGGCTCGCGCCCAAGCAGATGGTCGCTCAGGCGCCCGTGCTGAAGCCGACGCCCGCGCAAAAGCCGCAGGCCGAGGCGCATCCGGCCCGCGCGCAGCTCGCGCAGCGGAAGGAGCCCGAGCCCGCGAAGACGAAGGCTGAGCCGCAGCGCAAGCTGGCTCAGGCCGAGCCCGCTCGCAAGCCGGAGCCCGAGGTCCGCGCCGAGAAGATCGCCAAGAAGAAGCCCGAGCCGGCTCAGCCGAAGGAGATCGCCCGCGCGCCGCAGGCCGAGAAGCCGCAGCGTTTCGCCGAAGCCGCGCCGGCCCCGCAGCCGCAGGCTCAGCGAAGCATCGACAAGACGCCGACCGCCTCGATCCCGCCGCAGGCGCAGCCGGCCGAGGAGAAGTCCGCCCCCGCGGCTTCCGCCGACGCTCGGCCGGAGTTCCGCTGGCCGGCGCGCGGCCGCATTATCCAGGGCTTCAACACGGGCGGCAATGACGGCATCAACATCTCCGTGCCGGAAGGCACGCAGGTGAAGGCGGCCGAGGGCGGCGTCGTCGCCTATGCCGGCAGCGAGCTCAAGGGCTATGGCAATCTGGTGCTGATCCGCCATCCCAATGGCTTCGTCTCCGCCTACGCCCATAATGGCGAGCTCGATGTGAAGCGCGGCGATCAGGTGAAGCGCGGCCAGACGATCGCCAAATCCGGCCAGTCGGGCAATGTCGGCTCGCCGCAGCTGCATTTCGAGCTGCGCAAAGGCTCGACCCCGGTCGATCCGACGGGCTATCTCGCCGGGCTGTGA
- a CDS encoding protein-L-isoaspartate O-methyltransferase — translation MEERADEGQSIEARAALLLQLRRAGVRDLSIMRAFETTPRELFAPHRFRDLAARDMSLPIGCGQTMPAAAALARRLEALRIEPNHRVLEVGTGSGFGAAVLSRLACEVVTIERYETLAIEARQRLAELGCANVEALFGDGLAADETRGYFDRIILHMSFHEQPPHAVMAALAPGGAAIFGRYAPPASEDARPSERLALSHRDGEALWTTSDLWSCRLGSALDGRAKAL, via the coding sequence ATGGAGGAGCGTGCGGACGAGGGACAGTCGATCGAGGCACGCGCGGCGCTTCTCCTGCAATTGCGGCGCGCCGGCGTGCGCGACCTCTCCATCATGCGCGCCTTCGAGACGACGCCGCGCGAGCTGTTCGCGCCGCATCGCTTCCGCGATCTCGCCGCCCGCGACATGTCGCTGCCGATCGGCTGCGGACAGACAATGCCGGCCGCCGCCGCTCTCGCGCGCAGGCTCGAGGCGCTGCGAATCGAGCCGAATCATCGTGTGCTGGAAGTGGGGACGGGCTCCGGCTTCGGCGCGGCGGTGCTGTCGCGGCTCGCGTGCGAGGTGGTGACGATCGAGCGTTACGAGACCTTGGCGATAGAGGCGCGGCAACGCCTCGCCGAGCTCGGCTGCGCCAATGTCGAGGCGCTGTTCGGCGACGGGCTCGCCGCCGATGAGACGCGCGGATATTTCGACCGCATCATTCTCCATATGTCTTTTCACGAGCAGCCGCCGCATGCGGTGATGGCCGCGCTCGCGCCGGGCGGGGCGGCGATCTTCGGACGCTATGCGCCGCCGGCTTCCGAGGATGCGCGGCCGTCGGAGCGGCTCGCGCTCTCGCATCGCGACGGCGAGGCGCTGTGGACGACGAGCGATCTTTGGTCCTGCCGGCTCGGCTCGGCGCTCGACGGGCGCGCGAAAGCTCTGTGA
- the surE gene encoding 5'/3'-nucleotidase SurE yields MRILITNDDGIHGAGLALAERVARSLTDDVFVVAPESEQSGVAHSLSINDPLRLREISSRHFAVKGTPTDCVIMGVRKLLADRPPDLILSGVNSGQNLAEDVSYSGTIAGAIEGTLLGIPSIALSQVYDFFAGRRHIHWDCAETHAADVIRKLVAAGIPPGVLMNVNFPNCTPQEVKGVAVTMQGQRSNDLMHIEDRKDGRGIPYYWICFRRGNFTPGPGTDLEAVEANKISVTPLRLDFTDHPTLTRLSAAFE; encoded by the coding sequence ATGCGCATCCTCATCACCAATGACGACGGAATCCATGGCGCCGGCCTCGCGCTGGCCGAGCGCGTCGCGCGCAGCCTCACCGACGATGTCTTCGTCGTCGCGCCGGAGAGCGAGCAATCCGGCGTCGCGCATTCGCTCTCCATCAATGATCCGCTGCGTCTGCGCGAAATCTCCTCGCGGCATTTCGCCGTCAAAGGCACGCCGACCGATTGCGTCATCATGGGCGTGCGCAAGCTGCTCGCCGACAGACCGCCGGATCTCATTCTCTCCGGCGTCAATTCGGGCCAGAATCTCGCCGAGGACGTCAGCTATTCCGGCACCATCGCCGGCGCCATAGAGGGCACGCTGCTCGGCATTCCCTCCATCGCGCTGTCGCAGGTCTATGATTTCTTCGCCGGGCGCCGGCACATCCACTGGGATTGCGCGGAGACGCATGCGGCCGACGTCATTCGCAAGCTGGTCGCGGCCGGCATTCCGCCGGGCGTGCTGATGAATGTCAATTTCCCCAATTGCACGCCGCAAGAGGTGAAAGGCGTCGCCGTCACCATGCAGGGCCAGCGCTCCAATGATCTGATGCATATCGAGGATCGCAAGGACGGTCGCGGCATTCCCTATTATTGGATATGCTTCCGGCGTGGCAATTTCACGCCGGGGCCGGGCACCGACCTCGAGGCGGTGGAGGCGAACAAGATTTCGGTGACGCCCCTGCGCCTCGATTTCACCGACCATCCGACCTTGACGCGGCTCTCCGCCGCTTTCGAATAG